From a region of the Suncus etruscus isolate mSunEtr1 chromosome 11, mSunEtr1.pri.cur, whole genome shotgun sequence genome:
- the LOC126022576 gene encoding olfactory receptor 6C6: protein MKNKSLELDFILVGLTDDPQLQIVIFLFLFLNYTLSLMGNLIIILLTLLDPRLKTPMYFFLRNFAFLEVIFTTVCIPRFLLTLLTKDKTISYNNCAAQLFFILLLGVTEFYLLAAMSYDRYVAICKPLHYPIIMNSKVCYQLVLSSWVTGFLIIFPPLAMGLKLDFCDSRVIDHFMCETSPILQISCTDTHVLELMSFILAVVTLVITLLLVIISYTCIIRTILKFPSAQQRTKAFSTCTSHMIVVSITYGSCIFMYIKPTAKERVSVSKGVALLYTSVAPLLNPFIYTLRNQQVKQVFWDLLQKTYFSKKRL from the coding sequence atgaagaacaaatCCTTGGAATTAGATTTTATTCTTGTAGGATTAACAGATGATCCACAGTTGCaaattgtaatatttttgtttttatttcttaactaCACACTGAGCCTGATGGGCAACTTAATAATTATCCTTCTTACCCTACTGGATCCTCGCCTCAAGACACCTATGTACTTTTTTCTCCGTAATTTTGCATTTTTAGAAGTGATATTCACAACAGTATGTATCCCCAGATTCCTGTTAACTCTTCTGACTAAAGATAAAACCATCTCATACAACAATTGTGCagctcaattattttttattcttttacttggAGTTACAGAATTTTACCTCCTGGCTGCCATGTCCTATGACCGTTATGTTGCTATCTGCAAACCTTTGCATTACCCAATCATTATGAACAGCAAAGTATGTTATCAGCTTGTGCTCAGCTCTTGGGTCACTGGATTTTTAATCATTTTCCCCCCACTGGCTATGGGTCTGAAACTGGATTTTTGTGATTCCAGAGTAATTGATCACTTTATGTGCGAAACTTCTCCAATCCTACAGATTTCATGCACAGATACTCATGTCCTAGAATTAATGTCTTTTATCTTAGCTGTGGTGACGCTTGTGATCACTCTGTTGTTAGTAATAATTTCCTATACTTGCATTATTAGGACCATTCTAAAATTCCCTTCTGCACAACAAAGAACCAAAGCTTTTTCTACTTGTACCTCTCACATGATTGTTGTCTCCATCACTTATGGTAGCTGCATCTTTATGTATATAAAACCTACTGCAAAAGAACGAGTGTCAGTATCCAAAGGTGTAGCACTGCTGTATACTTCAGTTGCTCCTTTATTAAATCCCTTTATTTACACCCTGCGAAACCAGCAGGTGAAACAAGTCTTCTGGGATCTGTTACAAAAAACGTATTTTTCAAAGAAACGACTTTAA